CCCATCAAATGCTTGTGATGCAAGCAAAAGTGAATCAAATGAGCTGGCTTCTTGGTAACTGATTGGTAGCATATCTGCTAAGTCATCATCAGTAATTAATCTTAGATTAAGGCCTAGTTCTGATTTTACTGTTGTCGCATGATAGATGCCCAAAATCCAGTTTAAATAGCCCTTACTAGATTTTCTAATGCTTGTATCTAAGAGGCCATTTTGATCAAAAGCAACTTGCTGATACTCTGAGAAAAGGCCGTCTTCATCTAATTTTGAGGCATCAATCTTACCTACCATGTAAATTTTGTTGACAGCTCTAGTAAAGGCAACATAAAGCATCCGCATTTCTTCAGCTAGTGATTGATACGTCTTTTCTAATGCATTGGCAGTGTGAGGCAAGGTTGCCATTTTAACTAATGCATAAGGAAAATCAGTGTCAACTTCTGCCTTAAAATCAGCTGTAAAGTTAATACCTGCACCATTTTTTCTTGAAAGGATTAGATCGCCAGATAGGTCTTTCATATTAAACTTCTTATTAAAGTTCAAAATAAATACATATGGAAATTCTAGTCCTTTTGATTTATGGATGGTCATGACACGGACAGCATGAGTTGGTAATACCACATTAATTGATGTCAAATCATTTTTGTTGGTCATAAAACTATCAATCATCTTGATAAATTGAAAGAGTCCCTTATATCCAGAAGATTCATATGATGCTGCACGATCTGCTAATGCAGCTAAATTAGCCTGTCTGAGTTGGCCATTTTTCATGCCACCCACATAGTCATAATAATGTGTATCGCGATAAATTTTCCAAATCAGGCTATGTAAACTTTCTTGTTGTGAAAATAGCTGCCATTGATTAAATAAATCAGTAAAGTTTTCAAGTTTATATCTGAGTTGTGCATCAACTAAAGCTGGTTTTAAGACATCTCCATCTAACGTTTTTTGACATTTTTCATAAAATGTCACATCATTTGAGGCTTGTAAGCTAAGGACTGCTAAGTCATTTTCATCAAAATTAAACAGAGGGGACTTCAAAAGTGCCACAAAGGAGACATCAAAAAGTGGATTGTCAACTGCTCTCAACACATCTAACATGACCAAAACTTCCATGGCTTGAAGATATGTCATCTTGCCTTCATCAAGGACTACTGGAATATCAAATGATTGGAGGACACGTTCAATTTCCGCATTATTCGTCTTACTCCTAACGAGTATGACAATGTCTTCATATGCGACGCCTTGCTCGCTTAATCGCTTAATCTCCTGGGCTGTCATAACTAACTCGTCTTTTGATAATGCTGCATCATCCTCAACTTGATGTTTTGGATCTTGATAGATCATTAGTTCTGCTGTAAACGCATCTGATGTTTCCTTAGCATAAGATGGATTCCCAACAACCAACATTTCTTCATCACCATAGACCATCTCCCCAATATTTTTATTCATTAATCTTTTAAAAACTTGATTGGTAAAATTGATAACTTCTGGTCTTGATCGAAAATTCTCTTTAAGTCGGATTAATTTTCCATCACTAGTTGGGTCTTGGTAGCCCTCGTACTTATCCATAAAAAGCGAGGGATCTGCTAGTCTAAACCCATAGATTGACTGTTTAACATCACCAACCATAAATCGATTATGACCATTTGATAGCAAGGTTAACATCGCCTCTTGCAGATGATTGGTATCTTGATACTCATCTACCATGACCTCAACATACTGTGTTTGATAGACTTTTCTAAGGACCTCATTTTCCTGTAAGATAGCAATCGTCAGATGCGTTACATCAGCATATTCAAGACAGGCATTGTTAAGCTTATAGTCATGATAGTCTTGATAAAAAGTGAGCGCAATTTCTTGTAAATCAGCAGTCAACTCACTTGCAGCACCATGATATTTTTCAATAATGGCTTGATGCTTAATTGATTCAACAAACTCATCCAGATTTTTTCTATAAGTATCAAGAGATGCCTTTAAGCTTTTCTTTTGGCTTTCAAGTGCTTCATCTCGAGTCTCTTTATTATTTGCATTGGGTATAAACTGAAATTTTAGTTGCTGATAAAAATCAGCAAACTTAGGAAATGTTTTCTGCTCTAAGCAAGCTACCAAGTAGTCATAATTACCTAAAAATTCTTCTGTGTTACTAATTTTTGCCTTACCAGTAATCAAGCCAGTCGCTAAATTTTCATCCAATATTTGGTAGATTTGAAATAAGCTATCCTGTAAGCCATCTGTAAACCTATCCGGTAAATCAGCATAACTGCCAATTGTTGAAAAGCCAGTTAAAAAATCATGTGTCAACCACTTAATCGGATCTTCTAGACTATCAGCAAATGTATTAATTTTATCTAAGACGCTATAAAATGGGGCTATTTTACGATCAGATGAAAAATTTGTCATCACCTTAACAAAGCGTTCCTTGCTAAGTGTCCCTTTACCTGCTAAAGATGCCTCTACTAGTTTATCAAATAGCTCTTGCTTAATCACATCTTGTTCTGTTTTATCAACTAGTAGTCTAAAAGTAGGATCGATATGTTTCAAATAGAAATTTTCTTTAAGGAATTTTAGTGTGAAGCTATCCATCGTCCCAATATCAGCATTAGGTAGATCTTGCAATGCTTGTGTTAGCAGATGAAGGCTTTCGTGATTTTTTTCTTTAAGACGTGCCTCACGAATCTTCTTATCTAGTCTTGTTTTTAATTCAGCAGCAGCTTTATTTGTAAAAGTTGAAATGAAGAGACTTTTAAGTGGCACACCCTTTAAAATATAATAAAGAATGCGTTCTGTCATCACGAATGTCTTACCAGAACCAGCAGAGGCTGAGACTAGAATATTTGTACCTGTCCGATAGATTGCCTCAATCTGCTCTGGTGTCTTTGGCATGTCTTTACCAGATTCATTTTCTTGTAATACTGAGATGTCTTGTTCAGTCAGATGATTCATTAATACTTTCTCCTTTCAGTAAGGCTTCTCTAATTTCTTCTTTTGATTTCTGGTGAATTTTTCGTCCTGATGATAAATGCAAGTCTGGTTCAAATCCACATATACTCTTGAATTGACAGAATTGACACCCTTTAGCATGATGGTTGACAACAACTGGATTGATGTCAACTTTTCCTGATAAAATCTTTTTCCCCGCCACTTGATAAAGTGTTTCATTTTGACTAATCATAGCCGATATTTCTGGTTCAGAAAAGAAATTGTTATTATTCTTGAAAGGCTGATTTTCTTTTGTAAATTGGCCTAGGTTAAAAAGATCATCGAAATTATCCTTCAAGTCACTTGCTAGTTCAGCATTAAAGAAACCGGTGTACTTCATCAGTTTCTTTAGTTCATTAGGAATATCAGAAATAGCCTTAACTGATTTAAGGGGTATCGTTGGATTTTGAAGATGTAAATATAATGCTCCCCAAATGTCAGCTGTGGTACCAAATTGGGTCGCATTTTGACGTAAAATATCTAAATAAGTTAAAAACTGTAAACTTGTCCCATCATACGCATCTTGTAAATCAAACTTTTTATCTCCTGACTTGTAGTCAACAGCACCTAATGTATTAAACAGATTATCTACTCTATCAATTAAACCGCGTAGCTGTAACTTTTTATTCTCTTGTAAGGCAACTTGATAGGTTTTTAGCGTAGATTGTTCAAAACCAAATGCTTGTTCAAATGCCAATGACTGGATACCAGAATTACCTAAAGTTTGCTTGATCATGGTTGCTGTTTGATAGATAATTTCCTGTAGTCTAGACTGCGTAAACTGACTGAGCGCATCTCGTTTAAAATAGACCTGATATTTTTCATCAACTTCTTGTAAGGTTTTTGCTAGAATCTGGTCAAATGCTTGTCCATCTTGTGCACTAGTTCTCATGACCTTTTCAAATACTTCATGAAAATAGGAGCCTGATAATCTCGAATCTAAATCTATCGTTTCAAATTCTCTAATATGAAGTGTTTGATTCAAAAAGTATTGATACTCACAGTTATAAAAGTTTTCAAAACTAGAAACTGAGGCGTTCAAATCTGACGGATATAAGGCAGATATAACGGGTAGCTGAATTTGCCTTGCTGATAACTGATCTGTTTTAGCAGCTGATAGTAGGAACTGGTAGTCAGATTTTTTTGTCATAACTCTAAATAAACTGACCCAAAATGAGCTTGATTGATTTTTAAAATCAGTATCCGATGTTGTGACTAATTGCCGCTGAATTTCACCAAAGTTTGCTAATAGGCCATTATAATTACCAATATGTTCGATGGTATCAACTAGGTTGACACCAGTCTTGATTGTTGGTTTAAGACCACGATTCACTAAAAAACTCAGATAAGATGACATCTCACTTTGCTCATTTGTATAAAGTTGGGGCGTTGATAAGATTAATTTTTTATTTGCTGTATTGAATAGCTGTACTGCTGTAAAGCTATTTTTTTTGCCATTAATAAATGCTGGTTCATCCATGTATTGGATACGATCAGTCTCTCTTAAATTATGATTGATGGCCGCACGTTCTTCATCTGACAATAAACTTAAATTTTGTTTTTGCTTAGGAAAATTTGACGCTGTCAATCCTATAGCAAATACATAGTCAGTTGTGTGAGGCTCTACCAGCTCATAAGATTTAACTTGAACCACGTCCACATTAGCTGGCACTAATCTGTAGCTAGCATTTTTAATACCAGACTCAATAATATCTAAGAATTCTTGTATAGATAAGGTTGCCATACCAAAGACAGCAGTAAATTCTTCCAAAACTGTCATCAGTAACTTCCAAACTTCTAAATGCTCGGAAGATTTTTCAAAGTTAGCTGCAGCCTCAGATGCAAAATAAAGTTGCTCAAGACTTACTTTGACTAATCCTGTTTCAAGAAATGCTTGAAACTTTTTAACCCAAGTAGTCCCTTTTGTTTTTTTAGTTTCTAAAAATACTTGTAAAGGAGACTGCTCTCCAACAAGTAAACGTCTGATTTTCTCTGGCGCATGGTCTTCAAACGCTTGATTGAATTTAGCCTTACCTCTTACATTTCTCTGTAAACTATAATATTCAAACTTGTAAACATTTTGTAACGATAGATGATCAGCTGTATAAAGTCCTGTTTTCAACAAATTTAAAATGTCATGTAGCTGATAGCGATTTTTTTTAATTTTGAGTAAGGATTCAACCAAGACAATTAAGGGATGATCTTTCATCGATTTTTCTTGTGCATAGAAGAATGGAATCTCATATGTCTTGAAAATTTCAGGTAGCAAAATAGCATCCGTATTGACATCACCTAGTAGAACTAAAATATCTTTATAGTTGATGCCCTTATATAAAAGTTGTCTGATTTGCTTGGCAACATGCTCAATTTCTTCTTTATGATTAACAACCTGCCAAATTTCGATAGCATCGTTAGGTCTTAAATTATCTTCATCGGTGATCGAAAAATCCGACTCTTTTTCCATGAGATCTGATATGCCAGTAAAGATGGTGTCATCTTTATTGACAGTCTTATCAACTAAAGTTACCTCATACTTTTGCGATAATGTTCTGATTAACTCAACTGATTGCTGATAGATATTACCTTCAATAAAAGTAGCTGATAGTGATTTTTTTGAGGCGTATATCCCCAATATAATATCTGATACTTGATTAGATAACACATCAATTAAGGTTAATTCTTCTGCAGAAAATCGAGAGTAACCATCAATAATCAACACATAGTCTTGTAAATTTGCCGTCACATTGTCATTGACTAATAGGTCAATAAATTGTTGTAATTTATCTTCGTTTGAAAAATGACCTAATTGATAGTCAAAT
The DNA window shown above is from Lactococcus paracarnosus and carries:
- the addA gene encoding helicase-exonuclease AddAB subunit AddA; amino-acid sequence: MNHLTEQDISVLQENESGKDMPKTPEQIEAIYRTGTNILVSASAGSGKTFVMTERILYYILKGVPLKSLFISTFTNKAAAELKTRLDKKIREARLKEKNHESLHLLTQALQDLPNADIGTMDSFTLKFLKENFYLKHIDPTFRLLVDKTEQDVIKQELFDKLVEASLAGKGTLSKERFVKVMTNFSSDRKIAPFYSVLDKINTFADSLEDPIKWLTHDFLTGFSTIGSYADLPDRFTDGLQDSLFQIYQILDENLATGLITGKAKISNTEEFLGNYDYLVACLEQKTFPKFADFYQQLKFQFIPNANNKETRDEALESQKKSLKASLDTYRKNLDEFVESIKHQAIIEKYHGAASELTADLQEIALTFYQDYHDYKLNNACLEYADVTHLTIAILQENEVLRKVYQTQYVEVMVDEYQDTNHLQEAMLTLLSNGHNRFMVGDVKQSIYGFRLADPSLFMDKYEGYQDPTSDGKLIRLKENFRSRPEVINFTNQVFKRLMNKNIGEMVYGDEEMLVVGNPSYAKETSDAFTAELMIYQDPKHQVEDDAALSKDELVMTAQEIKRLSEQGVAYEDIVILVRSKTNNAEIERVLQSFDIPVVLDEGKMTYLQAMEVLVMLDVLRAVDNPLFDVSFVALLKSPLFNFDENDLAVLSLQASNDVTFYEKCQKTLDGDVLKPALVDAQLRYKLENFTDLFNQWQLFSQQESLHSLIWKIYRDTHYYDYVGGMKNGQLRQANLAALADRAASYESSGYKGLFQFIKMIDSFMTNKNDLTSINVVLPTHAVRVMTIHKSKGLEFPYVFILNFNKKFNMKDLSGDLILSRKNGAGINFTADFKAEVDTDFPYALVKMATLPHTANALEKTYQSLAEEMRMLYVAFTRAVNKIYMVGKIDASKLDEDGLFSEYQQVAFDQNGLLDTSIRKSSKGYLNWILGIYHATTVKSELGLNLRLITDDDLADMLPISYQEASSFDSLLLASQAFDGTMDTIEEVKLAKDMLASTEQLNQKYAAGIELPTIQTPSQIKKRYEHLISENDVVVQSKQKYSQFEFLKTDKKVSPTELGTAVHELMQSLNFTNVSRETLAHTLKKLAVRDEVKLKIDQAKIFSLFDTDFGKLLVNQFDNISREAPFSMLKTDDASGQQYVIRGIIDGFIKFDNKIILFDYKTDHFTDLAKIPEIKAQYQLQMSLYAESLASAFKVASVEKYLILLGGPDKVYIEQV
- the rexB gene encoding ATP-dependent nuclease subunit B: MKIIHTDIYGQLTDFLIDEARDYIEAGKKIFYIVPSSLSFEKEKEILTRFNHGQDGALFDLTVTRLKQLPWYFDKNQETDKTNLSTVGLAMLMRRTLSLLSDEAIPTYRFIKEKQGFIDQLVELYHELNTANLTSDALLLATNNQKNQELKVILDEFDYQLGHFSNEDKLQQFIDLLVNDNVTANLQDYVLIIDGYSRFSAEELTLIDVLSNQVSDIILGIYASKKSLSATFIEGNIYQQSVELIRTLSQKYEVTLVDKTVNKDDTIFTGISDLMEKESDFSITDEDNLRPNDAIEIWQVVNHKEEIEHVAKQIRQLLYKGINYKDILVLLGDVNTDAILLPEIFKTYEIPFFYAQEKSMKDHPLIVLVESLLKIKKNRYQLHDILNLLKTGLYTADHLSLQNVYKFEYYSLQRNVRGKAKFNQAFEDHAPEKIRRLLVGEQSPLQVFLETKKTKGTTWVKKFQAFLETGLVKVSLEQLYFASEAAANFEKSSEHLEVWKLLMTVLEEFTAVFGMATLSIQEFLDIIESGIKNASYRLVPANVDVVQVKSYELVEPHTTDYVFAIGLTASNFPKQKQNLSLLSDEERAAINHNLRETDRIQYMDEPAFINGKKNSFTAVQLFNTANKKLILSTPQLYTNEQSEMSSYLSFLVNRGLKPTIKTGVNLVDTIEHIGNYNGLLANFGEIQRQLVTTSDTDFKNQSSSFWVSLFRVMTKKSDYQFLLSAAKTDQLSARQIQLPVISALYPSDLNASVSSFENFYNCEYQYFLNQTLHIREFETIDLDSRLSGSYFHEVFEKVMRTSAQDGQAFDQILAKTLQEVDEKYQVYFKRDALSQFTQSRLQEIIYQTATMIKQTLGNSGIQSLAFEQAFGFEQSTLKTYQVALQENKKLQLRGLIDRVDNLFNTLGAVDYKSGDKKFDLQDAYDGTSLQFLTYLDILRQNATQFGTTADIWGALYLHLQNPTIPLKSVKAISDIPNELKKLMKYTGFFNAELASDLKDNFDDLFNLGQFTKENQPFKNNNNFFSEPEISAMISQNETLYQVAGKKILSGKVDINPVVVNHHAKGCQFCQFKSICGFEPDLHLSSGRKIHQKSKEEIREALLKGESINESSD